Proteins encoded within one genomic window of Macrotis lagotis isolate mMagLag1 chromosome 3, bilby.v1.9.chrom.fasta, whole genome shotgun sequence:
- the LOC141516778 gene encoding olfactory receptor 5G9-like, with the protein MANGNYSRVTEFIFVGLKYHPKLQVVLFVLFLFFYLFNLTGNLGMIFLIRIDARLHTPMYFFLSHLSFVDISFSSVVAPKMLRDFFDERKTISFLGCALQQWFFGFFVATECFLLASMAYDRYVAICNPLLYSVAMSQRLCIQLVSGPYAAGFTSTMTHTTAAFRLPFCGPNIINHFFCDISPLFTLICADISVNKIVLFIMAGAVLVFSGLIIIVSYIYILIAILRIRSADGRRKAFSTCSSHLTAVSILYGTLFFIYVRPSASFSLDINKVVSVFYTAVIPMLNPLIYSLRNKEVKDAIHRTIAKVKFCIQ; encoded by the coding sequence ATGGCCAATGGAAATTATAGCAGAGTCACTGAGTTCATTTTTGTGGGTTTGAAGTATCATCCTAAGCTGCAAGTAGTCCTCTTTGtgctatttctcttcttttatctcttcaatCTGACAGGCAATCTGGGAATGATCTTCCTTATCCGAATCGATGCCCGCCTTCACACCCCTATGTATTTCTTCCTCAGCCATCTATCATTTGTGGACATCAGTTTCTCCTCTGTGGTGGCCCCAAAGATGCTGAGAGACTTCTTTGATGAGAGAAAGACCATCTCTTTTCTGGGCTGTGCTTTGCAACAatggttttttgggttttttgtggCCACCGAGTGCTTCCTTTTGGCATCCATGGCCTATGACCGCTATGTGGCGATCTGTAACCCTCTGCTTTACTCTGTGGCCATGTCCCAGAGACTCTGCATCCAACTTGTGTCTGGGCCCTATGCTGCAGGTTTCACAAGCACCATGACTCATACCACCGCTGCTTTCCGTCTCCCCTTCTGTGGTCCAAATATCATCAATCATTTCTTTTGTGACATCTCACCTCTCTTCACTCTCATCTGTGCTGACATCTCAGTCAACAAGATTGTTCTTTTTATCATGGCTGGAGCAGTGTTGGTGTTCAGTGGACTGATCATCATTGTGTCCTATATCTACATTCTCATAGCTATCCTCAGAATCCGTTCTGCCGATGGAAGACGCAAAGCCTTTTCTACCTGTTCCTCCCATTTAACTGCAGTCAGCATCCTTTACGGGACCCTCTTCTTCATCTATGTGCGTCCCAGTGCAAGTTTCTCCCTTGATATCAACAAAGTGGTGTCTGTTTTCTATACAGCAGTGATCCCCATGTTGAACCCCCTCATTTACAGCTTGAGGAACAAAGAAGTCAAAGATGCCATTCACAGGACCATTGCTAAAGTCAAGTTTTGTATCCAgtaa